TTGAGCAGATGAAGAAGATGATGAAGCAAATGAAGAATAAATCATTCCGGGGATTCGGCGGAATGCCGTTCGGAATGGGTTAACAAAAAAATAATTGGAGGTTTAAATTTGGCAGTCAGAATTAGATTACGTCGGATGGGCAGAAAGAAGAGACCATTCTACCGCATAGTGGCGGCTGATAGTCGTTCGCCGCGCGATGGACGATTTATTGAGACACTGGGCACATACAATCCATTGGAAGAGCCGGCAAGCGTTGAGATCCAGGAAGAACGTATTTTCTACTGGTTGCAAAATGGCGCGCAGCCCACACAAACCGTAAAGAATTTGCTGCGCCGTAAAGGCCTGTGGCTGAAATGGGATTTGATGAAACACGGCGCCGCACCAGAGAAGATCGAAGAAGAGTTTAAAAAGTGGGAAGCGCTCCAGGTTGAACGTCAAAAACGTTTAGAAGCAAAAAAAGCGCAGGCTTCCAGACAGACTGAAGACAAAGCAGAAGAAAAGGCAGCCGAAGAACAAACGAATTCTGAGGCACAAGAGGCGTAAAACTCTTGTTTTTTCGACAGAATCTTGCTATAATAATAGGAAACCATTATAGTTAACTGCAGTTGTGAGTTCACTAAACGGAGGGACGTATTGTGGATATGAAAAATTTCGTCGAATTCATCGCCAAGCATCTGGTTGACAAACCTGATGAAGTTCAGGTAACCGAAGTCGAAGGTGAGCGTGTCACGGTTTACGAGTTGCGCGTTGGTGAAGGCGATCTGGGCAAGGTTATTGGTAAACGAGGTCAGACTGCTAAATCGATTCGGACGTTGTTGGCGGCTGCTTCTGCTAAACAGGGTAAACGTGCTGTTCTGGAAATTCTCGAATAAGCGAGAATGTTTGTTGTCGGAAGGGTTCTAAAACCGCAAGGTATTAATGGCTCGGTAAAAGTGGAAATCATTACCTCTTTTCCCGAGCATTTCATGGACTTGAAAAAAGTCTATGTCCAAAAAGAAAATAAGAAACAAGCCTATTCGATAGAACAGGTACGTTTGTCGAATAGGTTTGTTTTTATTAAATTTGCCGAAGTGAATAGTATTGAAGAAGCCGAAACACTTCGCAATCAATACCTTTATATTACCGGGGACGACCTGATGCCCCTGGGAGAAGACGAATATTACATTCATGATCTCCTGGGACTTAAAGTGTTCGATGAGGCTGGTACGTACCTCGGCGTTATTAAGGACGTGTTAACCTATACGGCTAATGACGTTTATGTGCTGCACACCGAAGACGGACGCGAGGTGCTGTTGCCGGCTATTAAATCGGTTGTTAAAAAGGTGGATGTGCAGGCAGGCGTCATGACCATTCATTTGATGGAAGGTTTGTTCGATCTTTGAGATGCGAATCGATATTATAACGGGATTTCCCAAAATTCTTGAGCAGCCCCTGAACGAAAGCATTATTAAAATGGGGCGACGGAAAGCGGCGGTGGATATTCACATCCACGACCTGCGGGATTTTACCACGGACAGGCATCGCACGATCGACGATTATCCGTACGGCGGCGGTCCGGGAATGGTGCTGAAAATCGAACCCTTCTATCGGGCGCTGAAAAAGATCTTTGAAACCCAGGATGTGGCAAAAGCTCATATCGTGCTGCCCTCGCCAAGAGGACGTACGCTTACTCAATCGGTCGTAACCGAATTGAGCATTAAAGAACATCTGGTCTTTTTGTGCGGGCACTACAAAGGGATCGATGAACGGATTCATGAGTTTTTCAAGATCGATGAAATCTCGATTGGAGATTACATCCTGAGTTCCGGAGAGGTGGCGACTCTGGTAATGATTGACGCCATGGTCAGA
This sequence is a window from Caldithrix abyssi DSM 13497. Protein-coding genes within it:
- the rpsP gene encoding 30S ribosomal protein S16, producing the protein MAVRIRLRRMGRKKRPFYRIVAADSRSPRDGRFIETLGTYNPLEEPASVEIQEERIFYWLQNGAQPTQTVKNLLRRKGLWLKWDLMKHGAAPEKIEEEFKKWEALQVERQKRLEAKKAQASRQTEDKAEEKAAEEQTNSEAQEA
- a CDS encoding KH domain-containing protein, translated to MKNFVEFIAKHLVDKPDEVQVTEVEGERVTVYELRVGEGDLGKVIGKRGQTAKSIRTLLAAASAKQGKRAVLEILE
- the rimM gene encoding ribosome maturation factor RimM (Essential for efficient processing of 16S rRNA), which codes for MFVVGRVLKPQGINGSVKVEIITSFPEHFMDLKKVYVQKENKKQAYSIEQVRLSNRFVFIKFAEVNSIEEAETLRNQYLYITGDDLMPLGEDEYYIHDLLGLKVFDEAGTYLGVIKDVLTYTANDVYVLHTEDGREVLLPAIKSVVKKVDVQAGVMTIHLMEGLFDL
- the trmD gene encoding tRNA (guanosine(37)-N1)-methyltransferase TrmD, producing MRIDIITGFPKILEQPLNESIIKMGRRKAAVDIHIHDLRDFTTDRHRTIDDYPYGGGPGMVLKIEPFYRALKKIFETQDVAKAHIVLPSPRGRTLTQSVVTELSIKEHLVFLCGHYKGIDERIHEFFKIDEISIGDYILSSGEVATLVMIDAMVRLLPGVIKDINSAWTDSFSDDLLDVPYYTRPEEFEGKKVPPVLLSGNHQKIAEWRQKMREKITRQRRPDLYEKYLKSIK